A stretch of Vigna angularis cultivar LongXiaoDou No.4 chromosome 4, ASM1680809v1, whole genome shotgun sequence DNA encodes these proteins:
- the LOC108323422 gene encoding uncharacterized protein LOC108323422 isoform X6, translating into MVSTRRNSGSFSNANKRPSSSDDKTPSPSPKRQKVDNVAAASEKPMPPAENSKDLGMREPPADPGECESRDAQIAGDVNPDGKADPTPPIADGSTPTVVADKPRGSFSSWAIYQKQNPNFEASVPWCRLLSQSAQNPNVLICTPNFTIGSSRGCNFPLKDQTISGNLCKIKHTQREGSAVAVLESTGSKGSVVVNGTLLKKSTSYVLNSGDEIFQQINPEVAVKAAEIQGGVSKFFQIERRAGDPSAVAGASILASLSSLRPDLTRWKSPSQTAGKPIQGTDVPSHSVLPDGTETGLEGVEGNSVPNIATDKAADVGASDKNLPMDCDSDDAGTEAGNVKISGVNAFLGPFFRILAGSTCKVKLSKSIFKQVFEERHGTRDVQAASTSGTSVRSAVFKEDVHAAILDRNEIEVSFDNFPYYLSENTKNVLIAACFIHLKHREHAKYTTDLTTINPRILLSGPAGSEIYQEMLAKALAKHFGAKLLIFDSHSLLGGLTSKEAELLKDGFSADKSCGCAKQSPLTTDMAGSMDPPVSEPETQNSSNAPTPCGFESQLKFEADNLPSTSGASKTCVFKLGDRVKYSSYSGGIYQLQTISTRYSNHIYRGPPNGSRGKVVLLFDDNPLSKIGVRFDKPIPDGVDLGGCCEGGQGFFCHVNDLRLENSGIEELDKLLINTLFEVVVSESRNEPFILFMKDAEKSIVGNGDPFSFKSRLENLPDNVVVIGSHTHTDSRKEKSHPGGLLFTKFGSNQTALLDLAFPDSFGRLHDRGKEVPKPNKTLTKLFPNKVTIHMPQDEVLLASWKQQLDRDVETLKIKGNLHNLRSVLSRCGVECEGLESLCIKDQTLSIENAEKIVGWAISRHLMQNAETDPDAKLVLSCESIQYGIGILQSIQNESKSLKKSLKDIVTENEFEKRLLADVIPPNDIGVTFEDIGALENVKDTLKELVMLPLQRPELFCKGQLTKPCKGILLFGPPGTGKTMLAKAVATEAGANFINISMSSITSKWFGEGEKYVKAVFSLASKIAPSVIFVDEVDSMLGRRENPGEHEAMRKMKNEFMVNWDGLRTKDTERVLVLAATNRPFDLDEAVIRRLPRRLMVNLPDAPNRAKILKVILAKEDLSSGLDLNAIASMTDGYSGSDLKNLCVTAAHCPIKEILEKEKKEQAAALAEGRPAPAISGSADIRSLNMEDFKYAHQQVCASVSSESVNMTELQQWNELYGEGGSRVKRTLSYFM; encoded by the exons ATGGTTTCAACGAGACGCAACAGTGGATCTTTCTCCAACGCCAACAAGAGGCCGTCTTCTTCTGACGACAAAACTCCCTCCCCTTCCCCCAAGCGCCAAAAg GTCGACAATGTTGCTGCCGCCTCGGAGAAACCGATGCCGCCGGCGGAAAATTCCAAGGATTTGGGCATGCGGGAGCCTCCCGCTGATCCCGGAGAATGCGAATCTCGAGACGCTCAGATCGCCGGTGACGTCAATCCAGACGGCAAGGCCGATCCCACGCCGCCGATCGCCGATG GTTCTACACCGACTGTGGTTGCTGATAAACCTAGGGGTTCGTTCTCTTCTTGGGCTATATATCAGAAGCAAAACCCGAATTTCGAGGCTTCTGTTCCCTGGTGCAGACTCTTGTCTCAATCTGCGCAg AATCCCAATGTTTTAATTTGCACACCCAACTTTACTATTGGGTCTAGTAGGGGTTGCAATTTCCCGTTGAAGGACCAGACTATAAGTGGAAATTTGTGCAAGATCAAACACACGCAG CGCGAGGGAAGTGCTGTGGCCGTGCTAGAAAGTACGGGTAGCAAAGGATCGGTGGTAGTGAATGGCACGCTCCTCAAGAAGAGTACCAGTTATGTGCTTAACTCGGGGGACGAG ATTTTTCAGCAAATAAATCCTGAAGTTGCAGTTAAGGCTGCAGAAATTCAGGGTGGTGTCAGCAAGTTTTTCCAGATTGAAAGGAGGGCTGGAGACCCTTCAGCCGTGGCTGGAGCTTCTATTCTGGCTTCTCTTTCCAGCCTCAGACCGGATCTTACAAGATGGAAGTCTCCATCTCAGACTGCTGGTAAACCTATTCAGGGTACTGATGTTCCTAGTCATTCTGTTCTCCCTGATGGTACAGAGACCGGGCTCGAAGGTGTGGAAGGCAACTCTGTTCCAAATATAGCGACAGATAAAGCTGCTGATGTTGGAGCAAGTGACAAGAATTTGCCTATGGATTGCGATTCAGATGATGCTGGCACAGAGGCAGGCAATGTAAAAATCTCTGGGGTGAATGCTTTCCTAGGGCCTTTCTTCAGGATTCTAGCTGGATCTACTTGTAAAGTGAAATTGAGCAAAAGTATCTTTAAACAGGTATTCGAAGAAAGACATGGGACGAGGGATGTGCAAGCTGCATCGACTTCCGGTACTTCTGTTCGCAGTGCAGTTTTTAAAGAGGATGTTCATGCTGCAATACTTGATAGGAATGAAATAGAAGTGTCCTTTGACAACTTCCCTTACTACTTAAG TGAGAATACAAAAAATGTTCTAATTGCAGCTTGCTTTATACACCTGAAGCATAGAGAACATGCAAAGTACACCACTGATCTTACAACCATAAACCCTCGTATTCTACTTTCAGGACCTGCAG GGTCAGAAATATATCAGGAGATGTTGGCAAAAGCACTTGCGAAACACTTTGGAGCTAAATTGCTCATATTTGATAGCCATTCGCTTTTGGGT GGTTTAACTTCCAAGGAAGCTGAGCTGCTCAAAGATGGATTTAGTGCTGATAAATCCTGTGGCTGTGCTAAACAAAGTCCTTTAACTACAGACATGGCTGGGAGCATGGATCCACCAGTTAGTGAACCAGAGACACAGAACTCCTCAAATGCACCTACTCCATGTGGTTTTGAGTCTCAACTTAAGTTTGAAGCTGATAATTTACCATCTACATCTGGGGCATCTAAAACTTGTGTGTTTAAACTAG GTGACAGGGTAAAATACAGTTCATATTCTGGGGGAATATATCAGCTTCAGACAATTTCTACAAGGTACAG CAATCACATATACAGGGGTCCACCTAATGGAAGTCGGGGGAAGGTTGTCTTACTTTTCGATGATAATCCCTTGTCAAAAATTGGTGTAAGATTTGATAAACCCATACCTGATGGAGTTGACCTTGGAGGTTGCTGTGAGGGTGGTCAAGGATTTTTCTGCCATG TGAATGATCTTCGGTTGGAAAACAGTGGCATTGAAGAACTTGACAAATTACTCATTAATACATTATTTGAG GTTGTGGTCAGTGAGAGCAGAAATGAACCCTTCATTTTGTTCATGAAAGATGCAGAGAAGTCTATAGTAGGAAACGGAGatccattttcatttaaaagtAGGCTTGAAAATCTTCCGGACAACGTGGTGGTAATAGGTTCACATACTCACACTGACAGTCGCAAAGAGAAG TCACATCCTGGGGGTTTACTTTTTACGAAGTTTGGCAGTAATCAGACGGCTCTTCTTGATTTGGCTTTCCCC gATAGTTTTGGAAGATTGCATGACAGGGGAAAGGAGGTCCCAAAGCCAAACAAAACCTTAACTAAACTTTTCCCGAATAAAGTGACAATTCACATGCCACAG GATGAAGTACTTCTAGCATCTTGGAAGCAGCAACTTGATCGAGATGTTGAGACTCTTAAAATTAAAGGAAATTTGCACAATTTACGTTCT GTTTTGAGCCGTTGTGGGGTGGAATGTGAAGGGCTTGAATCCTTGTGCATTAAGGATCAAACACTTAGTATTGAAA ATGCAGAGAAGATTGTTGGTTGGGCTATAAGCCGACATCTCATGCAGAATGCTGAAACTGATCCTGATGCAAAGCTTGTGTTGTCTTGTGAgag CATCCAGTATGGAATTGGCATCTTACAGTCTATCCAGAATGAGTCAAAAAGCCTGAAGAAGTCTCTTAAG GATATTGTAACAGAAAATGAGTTTGAAAAGAGGCTTTTGGCTGATGTTATTCCACCTAACGACATTGGTGTTACTTTTGAGGATATTGGAGCTCTTGAAAATGTCAAGGATACATTGAAGGAATTGGTTATGCTTCCTTTACAGAGGCCTGAGTTATTTTGCAAAGGGCAATTAACCAAG CCATGCAAGGGCATTCTTTTATTTGGTCCTCCTGGAACAGGCAAGACAATGCTTGCAAAGGCAGTTGCTACCGAAGCTGGTGCAAATTTCATCAACATTTCCATGTCGAGTATCACATCTAAG TGGTTTGGTGAGGGCGAAAAATATGTGAAAGCTGTTTTTTCCCTGGCAAGTAAAATTGCTCCTAGCGTGATATTTGTTGACGAA GTTGATAGCATGTTGGGCAGGAGGGAAAATCCTGGGGAGCATGAGGCCATGCgaaagatgaaaaatgaattcATGGTGAATTGGGATGGCTTACGCACGAAGGATACTGAGAGAGTTCTGGTGCTTGCAGCCACTAATAGGCCTTTTGACCTAGATGAAGCTGTCATAAGGAGGCTGCCTCGGAG GTTAATGGTAAATTTGCCAGATGCTCCAAATAGAGCAAAAATATTGAAAGTCATACTGGCAAAAGAAGATTTGTCTTCTGGTCTTGATTTGAATGCAATTGCAAGTATGACTGATGGATATTCCGGAAGTGACCTTAAG AATTTGTGTGTAACTGCTGCACATTGTCCAATTAAAGAGATATTAGAGAAGGAAAAAAAG GAACAGGCTGCTGCTCTGGCAGAAGGTAGACCTGCTCCAGCAATAAGTGGAAGTGCAGATATCCGATCTTTAAACATGGAAGATTTCAAGTATGCTCATCAACAG GTGTGTGCAAGCGTTTCCTCTGAATCCGTAAATATGACGGAGCTTCAACAATGGAATGAACTATACGGTGAAGGTGGTTCAAGAGTAAAAAGAACATTAAGCTATTTCATGTGA
- the LOC108323422 gene encoding uncharacterized protein LOC108323422 isoform X4, with protein MVSTRRNSGSFSNANKRPSSSDDKTPSPSPKRQKVDNVAAASEKPMPPAENSKDLGMREPPADPGECESRDAQIAGDVNPDGKADPTPPIADGSTPTVVADKPRGSFSSWAIYQKQNPNFEASVPWCRLLSQSAQNPNVLICTPNFTIGSSRGCNFPLKDQTISGNLCKIKHTQREGSAVAVLESTGSKGSVVVNGTLLKKSTSYVLNSGDEVIFGLIGNHSYIFQQINPEVAVKAAEIQGGVSKFFQIERRAGDPSAVAGASILASLSSLRPDLTRWKSPSQTAGKPIQGTDVPSHSVLPDGTETGLEGVEGNSVPNIATDKAADVGASDKNLPMDCDSDDAGTEAGNVKISGVNAFLGPFFRILAGSTCKVKLSKSIFKQVFEERHGTRDVQAASTSGTSVRSAVFKEDVHAAILDRNEIEVSFDNFPYYLSENTKNVLIAACFIHLKHREHAKYTTDLTTINPRILLSGPAGSEIYQEMLAKALAKHFGAKLLIFDSHSLLGGLTSKEAELLKDGFSADKSCGCAKQSPLTTDMAGSMDPPVSEPETQNSSNAPTPCGFESQLKFEADNLPSTSGASKTCVFKLGDRVKYSSYSGGIYQLQTISTRYRGPPNGSRGKVVLLFDDNPLSKIGVRFDKPIPDGVDLGGCCEGGQGFFCHVNDLRLENSGIEELDKLLINTLFEVVVSESRNEPFILFMKDAEKSIVGNGDPFSFKSRLENLPDNVVVIGSHTHTDSRKEKSHPGGLLFTKFGSNQTALLDLAFPDSFGRLHDRGKEVPKPNKTLTKLFPNKVTIHMPQDEVLLASWKQQLDRDVETLKIKGNLHNLRSVLSRCGVECEGLESLCIKDQTLSIENAEKIVGWAISRHLMQNAETDPDAKLVLSCESIQYGIGILQSIQNESKSLKKSLKDIVTENEFEKRLLADVIPPNDIGVTFEDIGALENVKDTLKELVMLPLQRPELFCKGQLTKPCKGILLFGPPGTGKTMLAKAVATEAGANFINISMSSITSKWFGEGEKYVKAVFSLASKIAPSVIFVDEVDSMLGRRENPGEHEAMRKMKNEFMVNWDGLRTKDTERVLVLAATNRPFDLDEAVIRRLPRRLMVNLPDAPNRAKILKVILAKEDLSSGLDLNAIASMTDGYSGSDLKNLCVTAAHCPIKEILEKEKKEQAAALAEGRPAPAISGSADIRSLNMEDFKYAHQQVCASVSSESVNMTELQQWNELYGEGGSRVKRTLSYFM; from the exons ATGGTTTCAACGAGACGCAACAGTGGATCTTTCTCCAACGCCAACAAGAGGCCGTCTTCTTCTGACGACAAAACTCCCTCCCCTTCCCCCAAGCGCCAAAAg GTCGACAATGTTGCTGCCGCCTCGGAGAAACCGATGCCGCCGGCGGAAAATTCCAAGGATTTGGGCATGCGGGAGCCTCCCGCTGATCCCGGAGAATGCGAATCTCGAGACGCTCAGATCGCCGGTGACGTCAATCCAGACGGCAAGGCCGATCCCACGCCGCCGATCGCCGATG GTTCTACACCGACTGTGGTTGCTGATAAACCTAGGGGTTCGTTCTCTTCTTGGGCTATATATCAGAAGCAAAACCCGAATTTCGAGGCTTCTGTTCCCTGGTGCAGACTCTTGTCTCAATCTGCGCAg AATCCCAATGTTTTAATTTGCACACCCAACTTTACTATTGGGTCTAGTAGGGGTTGCAATTTCCCGTTGAAGGACCAGACTATAAGTGGAAATTTGTGCAAGATCAAACACACGCAG CGCGAGGGAAGTGCTGTGGCCGTGCTAGAAAGTACGGGTAGCAAAGGATCGGTGGTAGTGAATGGCACGCTCCTCAAGAAGAGTACCAGTTATGTGCTTAACTCGGGGGACGAGGTGATTTTTGGTTTGATTGGGAATCATTCTTAT ATTTTTCAGCAAATAAATCCTGAAGTTGCAGTTAAGGCTGCAGAAATTCAGGGTGGTGTCAGCAAGTTTTTCCAGATTGAAAGGAGGGCTGGAGACCCTTCAGCCGTGGCTGGAGCTTCTATTCTGGCTTCTCTTTCCAGCCTCAGACCGGATCTTACAAGATGGAAGTCTCCATCTCAGACTGCTGGTAAACCTATTCAGGGTACTGATGTTCCTAGTCATTCTGTTCTCCCTGATGGTACAGAGACCGGGCTCGAAGGTGTGGAAGGCAACTCTGTTCCAAATATAGCGACAGATAAAGCTGCTGATGTTGGAGCAAGTGACAAGAATTTGCCTATGGATTGCGATTCAGATGATGCTGGCACAGAGGCAGGCAATGTAAAAATCTCTGGGGTGAATGCTTTCCTAGGGCCTTTCTTCAGGATTCTAGCTGGATCTACTTGTAAAGTGAAATTGAGCAAAAGTATCTTTAAACAGGTATTCGAAGAAAGACATGGGACGAGGGATGTGCAAGCTGCATCGACTTCCGGTACTTCTGTTCGCAGTGCAGTTTTTAAAGAGGATGTTCATGCTGCAATACTTGATAGGAATGAAATAGAAGTGTCCTTTGACAACTTCCCTTACTACTTAAG TGAGAATACAAAAAATGTTCTAATTGCAGCTTGCTTTATACACCTGAAGCATAGAGAACATGCAAAGTACACCACTGATCTTACAACCATAAACCCTCGTATTCTACTTTCAGGACCTGCAG GGTCAGAAATATATCAGGAGATGTTGGCAAAAGCACTTGCGAAACACTTTGGAGCTAAATTGCTCATATTTGATAGCCATTCGCTTTTGGGT GGTTTAACTTCCAAGGAAGCTGAGCTGCTCAAAGATGGATTTAGTGCTGATAAATCCTGTGGCTGTGCTAAACAAAGTCCTTTAACTACAGACATGGCTGGGAGCATGGATCCACCAGTTAGTGAACCAGAGACACAGAACTCCTCAAATGCACCTACTCCATGTGGTTTTGAGTCTCAACTTAAGTTTGAAGCTGATAATTTACCATCTACATCTGGGGCATCTAAAACTTGTGTGTTTAAACTAG GTGACAGGGTAAAATACAGTTCATATTCTGGGGGAATATATCAGCTTCAGACAATTTCTACAAGGTACAG GGGTCCACCTAATGGAAGTCGGGGGAAGGTTGTCTTACTTTTCGATGATAATCCCTTGTCAAAAATTGGTGTAAGATTTGATAAACCCATACCTGATGGAGTTGACCTTGGAGGTTGCTGTGAGGGTGGTCAAGGATTTTTCTGCCATG TGAATGATCTTCGGTTGGAAAACAGTGGCATTGAAGAACTTGACAAATTACTCATTAATACATTATTTGAG GTTGTGGTCAGTGAGAGCAGAAATGAACCCTTCATTTTGTTCATGAAAGATGCAGAGAAGTCTATAGTAGGAAACGGAGatccattttcatttaaaagtAGGCTTGAAAATCTTCCGGACAACGTGGTGGTAATAGGTTCACATACTCACACTGACAGTCGCAAAGAGAAG TCACATCCTGGGGGTTTACTTTTTACGAAGTTTGGCAGTAATCAGACGGCTCTTCTTGATTTGGCTTTCCCC gATAGTTTTGGAAGATTGCATGACAGGGGAAAGGAGGTCCCAAAGCCAAACAAAACCTTAACTAAACTTTTCCCGAATAAAGTGACAATTCACATGCCACAG GATGAAGTACTTCTAGCATCTTGGAAGCAGCAACTTGATCGAGATGTTGAGACTCTTAAAATTAAAGGAAATTTGCACAATTTACGTTCT GTTTTGAGCCGTTGTGGGGTGGAATGTGAAGGGCTTGAATCCTTGTGCATTAAGGATCAAACACTTAGTATTGAAA ATGCAGAGAAGATTGTTGGTTGGGCTATAAGCCGACATCTCATGCAGAATGCTGAAACTGATCCTGATGCAAAGCTTGTGTTGTCTTGTGAgag CATCCAGTATGGAATTGGCATCTTACAGTCTATCCAGAATGAGTCAAAAAGCCTGAAGAAGTCTCTTAAG GATATTGTAACAGAAAATGAGTTTGAAAAGAGGCTTTTGGCTGATGTTATTCCACCTAACGACATTGGTGTTACTTTTGAGGATATTGGAGCTCTTGAAAATGTCAAGGATACATTGAAGGAATTGGTTATGCTTCCTTTACAGAGGCCTGAGTTATTTTGCAAAGGGCAATTAACCAAG CCATGCAAGGGCATTCTTTTATTTGGTCCTCCTGGAACAGGCAAGACAATGCTTGCAAAGGCAGTTGCTACCGAAGCTGGTGCAAATTTCATCAACATTTCCATGTCGAGTATCACATCTAAG TGGTTTGGTGAGGGCGAAAAATATGTGAAAGCTGTTTTTTCCCTGGCAAGTAAAATTGCTCCTAGCGTGATATTTGTTGACGAA GTTGATAGCATGTTGGGCAGGAGGGAAAATCCTGGGGAGCATGAGGCCATGCgaaagatgaaaaatgaattcATGGTGAATTGGGATGGCTTACGCACGAAGGATACTGAGAGAGTTCTGGTGCTTGCAGCCACTAATAGGCCTTTTGACCTAGATGAAGCTGTCATAAGGAGGCTGCCTCGGAG GTTAATGGTAAATTTGCCAGATGCTCCAAATAGAGCAAAAATATTGAAAGTCATACTGGCAAAAGAAGATTTGTCTTCTGGTCTTGATTTGAATGCAATTGCAAGTATGACTGATGGATATTCCGGAAGTGACCTTAAG AATTTGTGTGTAACTGCTGCACATTGTCCAATTAAAGAGATATTAGAGAAGGAAAAAAAG GAACAGGCTGCTGCTCTGGCAGAAGGTAGACCTGCTCCAGCAATAAGTGGAAGTGCAGATATCCGATCTTTAAACATGGAAGATTTCAAGTATGCTCATCAACAG GTGTGTGCAAGCGTTTCCTCTGAATCCGTAAATATGACGGAGCTTCAACAATGGAATGAACTATACGGTGAAGGTGGTTCAAGAGTAAAAAGAACATTAAGCTATTTCATGTGA
- the LOC108323422 gene encoding uncharacterized protein LOC108323422 isoform X12 produces MITVVSGNDQREGSAVAVLESTGSKGSVVVNGTLLKKSTSYVLNSGDEVIFGLIGNHSYIFQQINPEVAVKAAEIQGGVSKFFQIERRAGDPSAVAGASILASLSSLRPDLTRWKSPSQTAGKPIQGTDVPSHSVLPDGTETGLEGVEGNSVPNIATDKAADVGASDKNLPMDCDSDDAGTEAGNVKISGVNAFLGPFFRILAGSTCKVKLSKSIFKQVFEERHGTRDVQAASTSGTSVRSAVFKEDVHAAILDRNEIEVSFDNFPYYLSENTKNVLIAACFIHLKHREHAKYTTDLTTINPRILLSGPAGSEIYQEMLAKALAKHFGAKLLIFDSHSLLGGLTSKEAELLKDGFSADKSCGCAKQSPLTTDMAGSMDPPVSEPETQNSSNAPTPCGFESQLKFEADNLPSTSGASKTCVFKLGDRVKYSSYSGGIYQLQTISTRYSNHIYRGPPNGSRGKVVLLFDDNPLSKIGVRFDKPIPDGVDLGGCCEGGQGFFCHVNDLRLENSGIEELDKLLINTLFEVVVSESRNEPFILFMKDAEKSIVGNGDPFSFKSRLENLPDNVVVIGSHTHTDSRKEKSHPGGLLFTKFGSNQTALLDLAFPDSFGRLHDRGKEVPKPNKTLTKLFPNKVTIHMPQDEVLLASWKQQLDRDVETLKIKGNLHNLRSVLSRCGVECEGLESLCIKDQTLSIENAEKIVGWAISRHLMQNAETDPDAKLVLSCESIQYGIGILQSIQNESKSLKKSLKDIVTENEFEKRLLADVIPPNDIGVTFEDIGALENVKDTLKELVMLPLQRPELFCKGQLTKPCKGILLFGPPGTGKTMLAKAVATEAGANFINISMSSITSKWFGEGEKYVKAVFSLASKIAPSVIFVDEVDSMLGRRENPGEHEAMRKMKNEFMVNWDGLRTKDTERVLVLAATNRPFDLDEAVIRRLPRRLMVNLPDAPNRAKILKVILAKEDLSSGLDLNAIASMTDGYSGSDLKNLCVTAAHCPIKEILEKEKKEQAAALAEGRPAPAISGSADIRSLNMEDFKYAHQQVCASVSSESVNMTELQQWNELYGEGGSRVKRTLSYFM; encoded by the exons ATGATTACTGTTGTTTCTGGAAATGATCAGCGCGAGGGAAGTGCTGTGGCCGTGCTAGAAAGTACGGGTAGCAAAGGATCGGTGGTAGTGAATGGCACGCTCCTCAAGAAGAGTACCAGTTATGTGCTTAACTCGGGGGACGAGGTGATTTTTGGTTTGATTGGGAATCATTCTTAT ATTTTTCAGCAAATAAATCCTGAAGTTGCAGTTAAGGCTGCAGAAATTCAGGGTGGTGTCAGCAAGTTTTTCCAGATTGAAAGGAGGGCTGGAGACCCTTCAGCCGTGGCTGGAGCTTCTATTCTGGCTTCTCTTTCCAGCCTCAGACCGGATCTTACAAGATGGAAGTCTCCATCTCAGACTGCTGGTAAACCTATTCAGGGTACTGATGTTCCTAGTCATTCTGTTCTCCCTGATGGTACAGAGACCGGGCTCGAAGGTGTGGAAGGCAACTCTGTTCCAAATATAGCGACAGATAAAGCTGCTGATGTTGGAGCAAGTGACAAGAATTTGCCTATGGATTGCGATTCAGATGATGCTGGCACAGAGGCAGGCAATGTAAAAATCTCTGGGGTGAATGCTTTCCTAGGGCCTTTCTTCAGGATTCTAGCTGGATCTACTTGTAAAGTGAAATTGAGCAAAAGTATCTTTAAACAGGTATTCGAAGAAAGACATGGGACGAGGGATGTGCAAGCTGCATCGACTTCCGGTACTTCTGTTCGCAGTGCAGTTTTTAAAGAGGATGTTCATGCTGCAATACTTGATAGGAATGAAATAGAAGTGTCCTTTGACAACTTCCCTTACTACTTAAG TGAGAATACAAAAAATGTTCTAATTGCAGCTTGCTTTATACACCTGAAGCATAGAGAACATGCAAAGTACACCACTGATCTTACAACCATAAACCCTCGTATTCTACTTTCAGGACCTGCAG GGTCAGAAATATATCAGGAGATGTTGGCAAAAGCACTTGCGAAACACTTTGGAGCTAAATTGCTCATATTTGATAGCCATTCGCTTTTGGGT GGTTTAACTTCCAAGGAAGCTGAGCTGCTCAAAGATGGATTTAGTGCTGATAAATCCTGTGGCTGTGCTAAACAAAGTCCTTTAACTACAGACATGGCTGGGAGCATGGATCCACCAGTTAGTGAACCAGAGACACAGAACTCCTCAAATGCACCTACTCCATGTGGTTTTGAGTCTCAACTTAAGTTTGAAGCTGATAATTTACCATCTACATCTGGGGCATCTAAAACTTGTGTGTTTAAACTAG GTGACAGGGTAAAATACAGTTCATATTCTGGGGGAATATATCAGCTTCAGACAATTTCTACAAGGTACAG CAATCACATATACAGGGGTCCACCTAATGGAAGTCGGGGGAAGGTTGTCTTACTTTTCGATGATAATCCCTTGTCAAAAATTGGTGTAAGATTTGATAAACCCATACCTGATGGAGTTGACCTTGGAGGTTGCTGTGAGGGTGGTCAAGGATTTTTCTGCCATG TGAATGATCTTCGGTTGGAAAACAGTGGCATTGAAGAACTTGACAAATTACTCATTAATACATTATTTGAG GTTGTGGTCAGTGAGAGCAGAAATGAACCCTTCATTTTGTTCATGAAAGATGCAGAGAAGTCTATAGTAGGAAACGGAGatccattttcatttaaaagtAGGCTTGAAAATCTTCCGGACAACGTGGTGGTAATAGGTTCACATACTCACACTGACAGTCGCAAAGAGAAG TCACATCCTGGGGGTTTACTTTTTACGAAGTTTGGCAGTAATCAGACGGCTCTTCTTGATTTGGCTTTCCCC gATAGTTTTGGAAGATTGCATGACAGGGGAAAGGAGGTCCCAAAGCCAAACAAAACCTTAACTAAACTTTTCCCGAATAAAGTGACAATTCACATGCCACAG GATGAAGTACTTCTAGCATCTTGGAAGCAGCAACTTGATCGAGATGTTGAGACTCTTAAAATTAAAGGAAATTTGCACAATTTACGTTCT GTTTTGAGCCGTTGTGGGGTGGAATGTGAAGGGCTTGAATCCTTGTGCATTAAGGATCAAACACTTAGTATTGAAA ATGCAGAGAAGATTGTTGGTTGGGCTATAAGCCGACATCTCATGCAGAATGCTGAAACTGATCCTGATGCAAAGCTTGTGTTGTCTTGTGAgag CATCCAGTATGGAATTGGCATCTTACAGTCTATCCAGAATGAGTCAAAAAGCCTGAAGAAGTCTCTTAAG GATATTGTAACAGAAAATGAGTTTGAAAAGAGGCTTTTGGCTGATGTTATTCCACCTAACGACATTGGTGTTACTTTTGAGGATATTGGAGCTCTTGAAAATGTCAAGGATACATTGAAGGAATTGGTTATGCTTCCTTTACAGAGGCCTGAGTTATTTTGCAAAGGGCAATTAACCAAG CCATGCAAGGGCATTCTTTTATTTGGTCCTCCTGGAACAGGCAAGACAATGCTTGCAAAGGCAGTTGCTACCGAAGCTGGTGCAAATTTCATCAACATTTCCATGTCGAGTATCACATCTAAG TGGTTTGGTGAGGGCGAAAAATATGTGAAAGCTGTTTTTTCCCTGGCAAGTAAAATTGCTCCTAGCGTGATATTTGTTGACGAA GTTGATAGCATGTTGGGCAGGAGGGAAAATCCTGGGGAGCATGAGGCCATGCgaaagatgaaaaatgaattcATGGTGAATTGGGATGGCTTACGCACGAAGGATACTGAGAGAGTTCTGGTGCTTGCAGCCACTAATAGGCCTTTTGACCTAGATGAAGCTGTCATAAGGAGGCTGCCTCGGAG GTTAATGGTAAATTTGCCAGATGCTCCAAATAGAGCAAAAATATTGAAAGTCATACTGGCAAAAGAAGATTTGTCTTCTGGTCTTGATTTGAATGCAATTGCAAGTATGACTGATGGATATTCCGGAAGTGACCTTAAG AATTTGTGTGTAACTGCTGCACATTGTCCAATTAAAGAGATATTAGAGAAGGAAAAAAAG GAACAGGCTGCTGCTCTGGCAGAAGGTAGACCTGCTCCAGCAATAAGTGGAAGTGCAGATATCCGATCTTTAAACATGGAAGATTTCAAGTATGCTCATCAACAG GTGTGTGCAAGCGTTTCCTCTGAATCCGTAAATATGACGGAGCTTCAACAATGGAATGAACTATACGGTGAAGGTGGTTCAAGAGTAAAAAGAACATTAAGCTATTTCATGTGA